From one Rosa rugosa chromosome 4, drRosRugo1.1, whole genome shotgun sequence genomic stretch:
- the LOC133746235 gene encoding pectinesterase 3 produces MDSINVLKGYGKVNPEHHLEVQAQKIPQPPKRPIITTVVISAIVGLTFVIGLMLAALIHESTTEPIDESPSLSSSAESTIKIVCNVTRYPESCFTSISSLNSSPKPDPESILKLSLQVSISELSHLSSVLKTMNSDAAIRDCLDQVEDALSQLNDSVSAMVVGKALTEAKVKDVQTWISSAVTDQETCLDGLEEMGSAGVDDVKKKMKKSMDFTSNSLAIVANFKAILDRFGHIPLH; encoded by the coding sequence ATGGATTCCATCAACGTCCTCAAAGGCTACGGCAAGGTAAACCCAGAACACCACCTAGAAGTCCAAGCTCAGAAGATCCCCCAACCACCCAAAAGGCCAATCATCACCACTGTGGTCATCTCAGCAATAGTCGGCTTGACCTTTGTGATCGGCCTCATGCTCGCAGCTCTCATCCATGAATCCACTACCGAGCCAATCGACGAGTCCCCATCCCTCTCCAGCTCTGCCGAGTCAACCATCAAAATCGTCTGCAACGTGACTAGGTACCCTGAGTCTTGCTTCACCTCCATTTCCTCCCTCAACAGCTCTCCTAAACCAGACCCAGAGTCCATCCTCAAGCTCTCTCTCCAAGTCTCCATTTCCGAGCTTTCCCATCTCTCTTCGGTGTTGAAGACCATGAACTCCGATGCCGCCATCCGTGACTGCCTGGACCAGGTGGAGGACGCGTTGAGTCAGCTCAATGACTCGGTGTCGGCAATGGTGGTGGGCAAAGCGTTGACTGAGGCAAAGGTCAAGGACGTCCAGACGTGGATAAGTAGTGCGGTGACGGACCAAGAGACGTGCTTGGATGGTTTGGAAGAGATGGGATCAGCGGGTGTTGATgatgtgaagaagaagatgaagaagtcGATGGACTTCACCAGCAACAGCTTAGCCATTGTGGCTAATTTCAAGGCCATTCTTGACAGGTTTGGCCACATTCCACTCCATTAG
- the LOC133746096 gene encoding transcription factor ILI4-like produces MSSRTTRASQPTEDEIKELILKLQALLPRLNHRPNTKASASTILEETCSYIKRLHKEVGDLSQRLSQLLHDSAEFVEVDEELITRLLSNIN; encoded by the exons ATGTCAAGCCGAACAACAAGAGCTTCTCAACCCACAGAGGACGAGATTAAGGAGCTCATCTTAAAACTACAAGCACTGCTACCACGGCTTAATCATAGGCCAAACACAAAG GCGTCAGCATCAACCATTTTGGAAGAAACTTGTTCTTACATCAAGAGGCTGCATAAAGAGGTAGGCGACCTGAGCCAAAGACTATCTCAACTACTGCATGATTCTGCAGAATTTGTTGAGGTTGATGAAGAGCTTATTACACGACTCCTCTCCaacattaattaa
- the LOC133743629 gene encoding RINT1-like protein MAG2: MDSVVQSPLPQASVLSPSILSFLNNKLRTDQNLSQAPTLLSELQAQCGDLDQALIDLNRSLGSSLLAYASVSDRAHGFLSLIDSQLTGLESSTRSRSSDGEGGVEQILGEELPALAKEVARVESVRTYAETALKLQTMIGDIEDAVSSTMKKNSWKHSLKQNSEELRLVAIKTLKLTEDMLTSVTKTHPQWAHLVSAVDHRVDRALAILRPQAIADHRALLTSLGWPPPLSSTPDSGRSNDVQNPLFTMQGDLKDQYCENFLALCSLQELQRRRKSRQLEGYNRELALYQPLWVIEELVNPIALASQRHFSKWIDKPEFIFTLVYKITRDYVDSMDELLQPLVDEAMLTGYSCREEWISGMVSSLSTYLAKEIFPKYAQPDEDGVMGTQEQAKISWLHLVDLMISFDKQIKSLIEHSGILLSFEDDGNFVKASSLNVFCDRPDWLDLWAEIELSDILDKLKLETGDERNWTVKVQGAGLLSDAEDHKAPAISSAYLRCLSSVVDRCRSLPRISMRSRFLRLTGGPVIHKFLDCLLLRCQEAEGLTALTDNDALIKVANSINAARYFESVLKEWCEDVFFLEIGSNQYDQPGMSVGEQDGNVDPVEGLESGIFYKDIVKLEEFRTEWAEKISVVILRGFDAECRDYVKNRKQWQEKGEDGWTVSKYLVGALDYLQGKVSVVEVNLNAVDFVGVWRSLAGGIDRLFFNGILMSNAKFHDGGVERFGRDLEVLFGAFGAWCLRPEGFFPRVSEGLKLLKIGEEEIQNSLAGETWMKEKGIRHLSMAEAEKIVKSRVFTS; encoded by the exons ATGGACTCGGTGGTCCAGTCTCCGCTGCCTCAGGCGTCGGTCCTCTCGCCCTCGATCCTCTCCTTCCTCAACAACAAGCTCCGGACTGATCAAAATCTCAGCCAGGCTCCGACTCTCCTCTCGGAGCTCCAGGCCCAGTGCGGCGACTTGGATCAAGCCCTAATCGACCTCAATCGGAGCCTCGGATCCTCGCTCCTAGCTTACGCTTCCGTCTCCGATCGCGCCCACGGCTTCTTGAGCCTCATCGATTCGCAATTGACCGGTCTCGAATCTTCTACTCGCTCCCGCAGCTCGG ATGGAGAAGGAGGAGTGGAGCAGATATTGGGGGAGGAGCTGCCGGCACTGGCGAAGGAAGTAGCTAGGGTTGAGTCGGTGAGAACATATGCAG AGACAGCATTGAAGCTTCAAACTATGATTGGTGATATTGAAGATGCTGTATCTTCCACCATGAAGAAAAACTCATGGAAGCATTCCTTGAAACAGAATTCTGAA GAACTGCGTCTGGTTGCTATTAAAACCCTTAAACTGACAGAAGACATGTTAACTTCAGTTACAAAGACGCACCCTCAATGGGCGCATCTTGTGTCAGCAGTTGATCATAGAGTAGATAGGGCTCTGGCCATTCTAAGGCCCCAGGCTATAGCAGATCACAGGGCACTTCTTACTTCCCTTGGATGGCCACCACCTCTTTCCTCAACTCCAGATTCAGGGAGATCAAATGATGTTCAAAATCCTCTTTTCACAATGCAAGGAGACCTTAAAGACCAGTACTGTGAAAACTTTCTTGCCCTCTGCAGCCTACAGGAGTTGCAAAGACGAAGAAAATCGCGACAACTTGAGGGATATAATCGCGAACTTGCTCTGTACCAGCCACTTTGGGTGATTGAAGAGCTTGTAAATCCCATAGCATTGGCATCCCAACGCCATTTCTCAAAATGGATCGACAAGCCAGAATTTATATTTACTCTTGTCTACAAGATCACCAGGGATTATGTTGACTCTATGGATGAGCTATTGCAACCATTGGTTGATGAAGCAATGTTAACCGGGTACAGTTGCAGAGAAGAATGGATTTCAGGAATGGTATCCTCCTTATCGACATACTTGGCAAAAGAGATATTCCCAAAATACGCTCAACCCGATGAGGATGGTGTAATGGGTACTCAGGAACAGGCTAAAATATCTTGGCTTCATCTTGTGGACTTGATGATATCTTTTGATAAACAAATCAAGTCTCTGATAGAACATTCTGGAATCTTACTTTCATTTGAGGACGACGGTAACTTCGTAAAGGCTTCTTCTCTTAATGTTTTCTGTGATCGACCAGACTGGCTTGATTTATGGGCAGAGATAGAATTAAGTGATATACTAGATaagttgaaacttgaaactgGCGATGAGAGAAATTGGACAGTGAAAGTCCAAGGAGCAGGTCTTTTGTCTGACGCTGAAGATCACAAAGCTCCTGCAATTTCCAGTGCTTATCTTCGATGCCTATCATCTGTGGTTGATCGTTGCCGATCATTGCCTAGAATCTCTATGAGGTCAAGGTTTCTCAGATTAACTGGGGGACCTGTTATACACAAATTTTTAGACTGCTTACTCCTTAGGTGTCAAGAAGCTGAAGGTCTGACTGCCTTGACGGACAATGATGCTTTGATCAAAGTTGCCAACTCCATTAATGCTGCTCGCTACTTCGAATCTGTTTTGAAGGAATGGTGTGAGGACGTCTTTTTCCTTGAAATTGGGTCAAATCAATACGACCAACCAGGAATGTCAGTAGGTGAGCAAGATGGTAATGTAGATCCAGTTGAAGGTCTTGAAAGTGGTATTTTCTACAAAGACATTGTAAAGTTGGAGGAGTTTAGAACAGAGTGGGCAGAAAAAATTTCTGTTGTTATATTGAGGGGATTCGATGCTGAATGTCGAGATTATGTGAAGAACAGAAAACAGTGGCAGGAAAAGGGTGAGGACGGTTGGACAGTATCTAAGTATTTAGTTGGTGCTCTTGATTATTTGCAAGGTAAAGTATCGGTGGTAGAAGTAAATTTGAATGCAGTAGACTTTGTTGGGGTATGGAGAAGTTTGGCAGGTGGGATAGATCGATTGTTTTTCAATGGTATTCTAATGAGCAATGCAAAGTTTCACGATGGAGGAGTTGAGAGGTTTGGTAGGGATTTAGAGGTTTTATTTGGGGCATTTGGGGCTTGGTGTTTGAGACCCGAGGGTTTCTTCCCTAGAGTAAGTGAGGGCTTGAAGCTGTTGAAAATTGGAGAAGAGGAAATTCAAAATAGTTTGGCTGGAGAGACATGGATGAAGGAAAAAGGGATCAGACATTTGAGCATGGCCGAGGCAGAGAAGATTGTGAAGAGTAGAGTATTTACAAGTTGA